The following are encoded together in the Ananas comosus cultivar F153 unplaced genomic scaffold, ASM154086v1, whole genome shotgun sequence genome:
- the LOC109705258 gene encoding uncharacterized protein LOC109705258 has translation MRFLRRIAGIFGLGRDDAAHNEGSDGAGEGAGDDRAAEGAARRRGFSVQVPVAVDRSAAAGGGGPVLVPSDLGDGGVQVLELILAIMRLIDDISLSVLVDV, from the coding sequence ATGCGTTTCCTACGAAGGATCGCGGGGATCTTCGGGCTCGGGAGGGACGACGCCGCCCACAACGAGGGATCGGACGGCGCGGGCGAAGGGGCCGGCGACGATCGGGCGGCGGAGGGCGCCGCCAGGAGGCGAGGCTTCAGCGTCCAGGTCCCCGTCGCCGTCGatcgctccgccgccgcgggcggcggcggccccgtCCTCGTCCCCAGCGACCTCGGCGATGGCGGAGTCCAGGTACTAGAGCTCATCCTTGCGATTATGCGCTTAATCGACGATATTAGTTTATCTGTACTTGTTGATGTGTAG